Proteins from a single region of Sphingomonas sp.:
- a CDS encoding aldehyde reductase, with the protein MSKVLVTGGSGFVGSHVILQLLAAGHLVRTTVRSLSRENEVRAMLERAGADTYRLGFAAADLERDAGWAEAAADCDYVQHVASPFPISQPKDEQELIRPAVDGTLRVLRAARDAGVKRVVLTSSFAAIGYGHGQRSTAYTEEDWTDVNGPSVQPYMKSKTLAERAAWNFIATEGGGMELAVVNPVGIFGPALGKYLSTSVELVRRMMTGKLPGTPDLWLGVIDVRDVASLQVQAMTDPAAAGERFLAVAGEPVSFHQMALILHDHFGSKVPRQMPDWAIRALALINPMAREAVPRLGIRGRASNDKARALGWTPRSNEEAIAATARSLRELKLV; encoded by the coding sequence ATGAGCAAGGTTCTCGTCACCGGCGGTTCGGGCTTCGTCGGAAGCCATGTCATCCTCCAACTCCTCGCCGCAGGCCACCTCGTCCGCACCACCGTTCGCAGCCTGTCGCGTGAGAATGAAGTCCGCGCGATGCTCGAACGCGCCGGCGCCGACACCTACCGGCTGGGCTTCGCCGCCGCCGATCTGGAGCGGGACGCCGGCTGGGCCGAGGCGGCGGCCGACTGCGACTATGTCCAGCACGTCGCCTCGCCCTTCCCGATCAGCCAGCCCAAGGATGAGCAGGAACTGATCCGTCCGGCGGTGGACGGCACGCTCAGGGTGTTGCGCGCCGCGCGCGATGCCGGCGTCAAACGCGTGGTGTTGACCTCATCCTTCGCCGCGATCGGCTATGGTCATGGCCAGCGCTCCACCGCCTACACCGAGGAGGACTGGACGGACGTCAACGGCCCCTCGGTCCAGCCTTATATGAAGTCCAAGACATTGGCGGAACGCGCCGCATGGAATTTCATCGCCACCGAAGGTGGCGGCATGGAACTGGCGGTGGTCAATCCGGTCGGCATCTTCGGGCCCGCGCTGGGCAAGTATCTATCGACCTCAGTCGAGCTGGTGCGGCGGATGATGACGGGCAAGTTGCCCGGCACCCCCGATCTGTGGCTGGGCGTGATCGACGTCCGCGACGTCGCCAGCCTGCAGGTCCAGGCGATGACCGATCCGGCCGCAGCGGGTGAGCGCTTCCTCGCGGTGGCGGGCGAACCGGTCTCGTTCCACCAGATGGCGCTGATCCTCCACGATCATTTCGGCAGCAAGGTGCCGCGCCAGATGCCCGACTGGGCGATCCGCGCGCTGGCGCTGATCAACCCGATGGCGCGCGAGGCCGTCCCCCGCCTGGGCATTCGTGGCCGCGCGAGCAATGACAAGGCGCGCGCTTTGGGCTGGACGCCACGGAGCAACGAGGAAGCGATCGCCGCGACCGCCAGGTCGCTGCGGGAATTGAAGCTGGTCTAG
- a CDS encoding ATP-dependent Clp protease proteolytic subunit translates to MTIDPITGGLVPIVIEQSSRGERSFDIFSRLLRERIIFVTGGVEDGMASLITAQLLFLESENPKKDIWMYINSPGGVVTAGMAIHDTMQYIRPKVGTVCIGQAASMGSFLLAAGEPGMRVALTNSRIMIHQPSGGAQGMASDIQIQAKEIQRIKDRMNALYVKYTGKPLEEIERAMDRDTFLEAEEAKAFGLVDEVFEKRPTPSEDGSSATA, encoded by the coding sequence ATGACCATTGACCCCATCACCGGCGGTCTCGTTCCGATCGTCATCGAACAATCGAGCCGCGGCGAGCGCAGCTTCGACATCTTCTCGCGGCTGCTCCGTGAGCGCATCATCTTCGTCACCGGCGGGGTCGAGGATGGCATGGCATCGCTGATCACCGCGCAGCTGCTCTTCCTCGAGTCCGAGAACCCGAAGAAGGATATCTGGATGTACATCAATTCGCCGGGTGGCGTGGTCACCGCGGGCATGGCGATCCACGACACCATGCAGTATATCCGCCCAAAGGTAGGCACGGTCTGTATCGGCCAGGCGGCGTCGATGGGCAGTTTTCTGCTCGCGGCCGGCGAGCCGGGGATGCGCGTGGCGCTGACCAATTCGCGGATCATGATCCACCAGCCCTCGGGCGGTGCGCAGGGTATGGCCTCGGACATCCAGATCCAGGCCAAGGAAATCCAGCGCATCAAGGACCGGATGAACGCGCTATATGTGAAGTATACCGGCAAGCCGCTCGAGGAAATCGAACGGGCGATGGACCGCGACACGTTCCTCGAAGCGGAAGAGGCCAAGGCGTTCGGGCTGGTCGACGAGGTGTTCGAAAAGCGGCCGACGCCGTCGGAAGACGGTTCGTCAGCCACTGCTTAA
- a CDS encoding glycosyltransferase family 2 protein, which produces MTEPRIAVLLPCYNEEAAIAQTVAGFRAALPTATIYVYDNNSRDRTIEVARAAGAVVRSERMQGKGNVVRRMFADIDADIYVMADGDATYDPDSAAAMVARAQEEGLDMIVGTRVHEAAEAYRRGHVLGNRMMTGLLARLFGRSFTDIFSGYRVFSRRFVKSFPVLSSGFEIETEISVHALELKMPVGEVETRYFARPDGSVSKLSTYSDGFRIARTILTLYRIERPMLFFGLIAAAFALAAIGLSVPLVLTFLDTHTVPRFPTAILSTGLMILAFLNLFTGLILDTVVRGRREVRRLAYLGVPGPLRG; this is translated from the coding sequence GTGACCGAACCGCGCATCGCAGTGCTGCTGCCCTGCTATAACGAGGAAGCGGCGATCGCGCAGACGGTCGCCGGTTTCCGCGCGGCGCTGCCAACCGCGACAATCTACGTCTACGACAATAACAGCCGCGATCGCACCATCGAGGTGGCGCGGGCCGCCGGCGCCGTGGTCCGCAGCGAGCGGATGCAGGGCAAGGGCAATGTCGTCCGGCGGATGTTCGCCGATATCGACGCCGATATCTATGTGATGGCCGATGGCGATGCGACCTACGATCCTGATTCCGCGGCGGCGATGGTCGCTCGGGCGCAGGAGGAAGGCCTCGACATGATCGTCGGCACCCGCGTCCACGAAGCAGCGGAGGCCTATCGGCGCGGGCACGTCCTCGGCAATCGGATGATGACCGGGCTGCTGGCGCGGCTGTTCGGGCGCAGCTTCACCGATATCTTCTCGGGCTACCGGGTGTTTTCGCGCCGCTTCGTGAAGAGCTTTCCGGTGCTGTCGTCGGGCTTCGAGATCGAGACCGAGATCAGCGTCCATGCACTGGAGCTCAAGATGCCGGTCGGCGAGGTGGAAACGCGCTATTTCGCCCGGCCCGATGGTTCGGTCTCCAAGCTCAGCACCTATTCGGACGGCTTCCGCATCGCCCGGACGATCCTGACGCTCTACCGGATCGAGCGGCCGATGCTGTTTTTCGGGCTGATCGCGGCGGCGTTCGCGTTGGCGGCGATCGGGCTCAGTGTGCCGCTTGTGCTGACGTTTCTTGACACCCACACCGTGCCACGCTTCCCGACCGCGATCCTTTCGACCGGGCTGATGATCCTCGCCTTCCTCAACCTGTTTACCGGGCTGATCCTGGATACGGTTGTGCGCGGTCGGCGCGAAGTGCGCCGGCTGGCCTATCTGGGTGTGCCGGGGCCGCTGCGCGGCTAG